CACCGGCATGTCCTTTTCCTCCTCGAGCGGGTCGTCCTCGCCGCTCTCGGCGCCGAAAACCTCCTCGGCGGAGGGGATCGACTGGCGGGCGATCGGGTCGTCGGGGTCGTCGAACCGGATGAGCGAGAGGAAGTAGGGGGTGACGGCGAGGCGATAGATGTCGGTCACGCGGGAGAGGCGCTGCATGTCTTCCGCCGGGATCCGGCAGAGCCCCGCGAGTTCGTCGACGGAGGTGATGCGGTGGGCCAACTGCCAGCGGTAGTCGTTCCACTGCTCGCGCGAGACCTGCGGCCAGGGAAGGCCGACCGGCGCGGTTCTCCCCTTCGGGCGTCTCAACGGTACGGCGACGTCACCGGGATGGGTCTCCATGATCCTCCTCGCGTTCCCCGTGTCCGGGGTGGATGGCCGGGGCGGCCCCCGGCGTCAGGGCCTGCCCGTTCCCTTATCTCCCGCTCGTGCGCACCCAGAGGAAGTCGACGAGCGTCTTCCCCGTGTTCGAAAACGCGAACTCCTGCTCTCCCGCGAAGTAGAGGCTCTCCCCCTTGCGGGCCACGTACGAGATCTGCCCGAGCCGAAGTCCCAGACGCCCGGCCAGCACGTGGATGTAGTTCTCCCCTTCCTGCGGCGGCTCGGGGAGCGTCTGCTTCCCGGGGGAGATCGTGGCGCGGTAGGCGACGATGGAGCGGTAGCGGCTTCTGGGCAGGAGGGTGTCG
The sequence above is a segment of the bacterium genome. Coding sequences within it:
- a CDS encoding helix-turn-helix domain-containing protein; amino-acid sequence: MIDIGARIKHLRQINGLAQADLAERAGLTKGAISQVERNLTSPSVANLFEILTALNETPSSFFADVDEEKVLFRKSDALPSEVTGYKAFDTLLPRSRYRSIVAYRATISPGKQTLPEPPQEGENYIHVLAGRLGLRLGQISYVARKGESLYFAGEQEFAFSNTGKTLVDFLWVRTSGR